A window of the Enterobacteriaceae bacterium 4M9 genome harbors these coding sequences:
- a CDS encoding YhbP family protein, with protein sequence MDALSAISRWLNRQHVITYCVSSGDDLWCANAFYVWDAERTAFYLLSDTSTRHAQMAGVRARVAGTINGQPKTVALIRGVQFRGELRLLTGDEGESKRALYWRRFPIARAMSAPVWEILPDEIKFTDNTLGFGNKVTWLRDSHVEP encoded by the coding sequence ATGGATGCTCTTTCTGCCATTAGCCGCTGGCTGAACCGCCAGCACGTTATCACTTACTGCGTAAGCAGCGGCGACGACCTGTGGTGCGCCAATGCGTTTTACGTGTGGGACGCCGAGCGCACCGCATTTTATCTGCTGAGCGATACTTCCACCCGCCACGCGCAGATGGCCGGTGTCAGGGCACGCGTCGCCGGCACTATCAATGGGCAACCCAAGACGGTCGCACTCATTCGTGGCGTGCAGTTTCGCGGCGAATTGCGCCTGCTTACCGGGGACGAGGGCGAAAGCAAACGCGCGCTATACTGGCGGCGCTTTCCGATAGCGCGCGCAATGTCGGCGCCGGTCTGGGAAATCCTGCCGGACGAAATCAAATTTACCGATAACACGCTTGGCTTTGGCAATAAGGTCACCTGGCTGCGCGATTCGCACGTCGAGCCGTAA
- the yraP gene encoding divisome-associated lipoprotein YraP — protein MKVITPLAVLMSALLLQGCIGAAVVGTAAVATKTATDPRTMGTQVDDGTLELRVNNALSKDEQLKKEARIGVTAYQGKVLLTGQAPNTALAEQAKKIALGTDGANEVYNEIRQGEPVGIGTASSDTWITTKVRSQLLGSDQVKSSNVKVTTENGEVFLLGLVTDAEGKAAADIASRVSGVKHVTTAFTYIK, from the coding sequence ATGAAGGTAATTACGCCGCTGGCAGTCCTGATGTCTGCACTGTTATTACAAGGTTGTATTGGCGCAGCCGTTGTTGGCACCGCCGCTGTTGCGACCAAGACCGCGACCGACCCGCGCACCATGGGGACGCAGGTTGATGACGGTACGCTGGAGTTGCGTGTGAATAACGCGCTGTCCAAAGATGAGCAGTTGAAGAAAGAAGCGCGCATTGGTGTAACCGCCTATCAGGGTAAAGTGCTGCTGACCGGTCAGGCACCGAATACTGCGCTTGCCGAACAGGCGAAGAAAATTGCGCTCGGCACCGACGGTGCGAACGAAGTGTACAACGAAATCCGCCAGGGTGAGCCGGTGGGCATTGGCACCGCCTCGTCCGACACCTGGATTACCACTAAAGTGCGCTCTCAGCTACTGGGCAGCGACCAGGTGAAGTCTTCAAACGTGAAAGTGACCACCGAAAACGGTGAAGTGTTCCTGCTGGGCCTTGTCACCGACGCTGAAGGTAAAGCAGCGGCAGATATCGCCAGCCGCGTCAGTGGCGTGAAGCACGTCACCACCGCGTTCACTTACATCAAGTAA
- a CDS encoding porin, which yields MKNVIKAAALSSLMISGSAFALGMTLEKGKSWTNVEAEMGRNSSGLYVHGNWLKNTDDGEQTGGVGAGYNLGVGPVMLNVGAKALYIGPKKGDSGLVFPVGGGLRVNLDNGFALYGEGYTAPNGFGNSVRSYTEANAGVSWAPISILTLKAGYRYAGVEGKKGRPDHTIYDGLYVSAAASF from the coding sequence ATGAAAAATGTAATCAAAGCGGCGGCGCTTTCTTCTCTTATGATTTCAGGCTCTGCGTTTGCGCTGGGCATGACCCTGGAAAAGGGTAAAAGCTGGACCAACGTGGAAGCGGAAATGGGCCGTAACTCCAGTGGCCTGTACGTGCACGGCAACTGGCTTAAAAACACCGACGACGGCGAACAAACCGGCGGCGTGGGCGCGGGCTATAACCTCGGCGTTGGCCCGGTGATGCTCAACGTTGGCGCGAAAGCGCTCTACATTGGGCCGAAGAAAGGCGACAGCGGTCTGGTGTTCCCGGTGGGCGGCGGTCTGCGTGTGAATCTCGACAACGGCTTTGCGCTCTACGGCGAAGGCTACACCGCGCCGAACGGTTTTGGTAACAGCGTGCGCAGCTACACCGAAGCGAACGCAGGCGTGAGCTGGGCGCCCATCAGCATTCTGACGCTGAAAGCAGGCTACCGCTATGCAGGCGTTGAAGGTAAAAAAGGTCGTCCGGACCACACCATCTACGACGGTCTGTATGTGTCTGCGGCCGCAAGCTTCTGA
- a CDS encoding N-acetyltransferase gives MLIRVEIPIDAPGIDALLRRTFESDGEANLIHDLREDGQITLGLVATDDEGQVVGYVAFSPVCVEGEELQWVGLAPLAVDEGWRGQGIGRQLVYEGLDSLNEFGYAAVVTLGEPALYSRLGFERAANYDLHCRWPDTQEAFQLHKLAEDALDGVHGLVEYSDHFNRL, from the coding sequence ATGTTAATTCGAGTGGAAATTCCCATTGATGCACCGGGTATTGATGCCCTGCTGCGTCGCACCTTTGAGAGCGACGGCGAGGCGAATCTGATTCACGATTTGCGCGAGGACGGACAGATAACGCTGGGACTGGTGGCTACCGACGACGAAGGTCAGGTGGTTGGCTATGTGGCGTTCAGTCCGGTATGCGTTGAGGGCGAAGAGCTACAGTGGGTCGGTCTGGCTCCGCTGGCAGTAGATGAAGGCTGGCGCGGGCAGGGCATTGGGCGCCAGCTGGTCTATGAAGGGCTGGATTCGCTCAACGAGTTCGGCTATGCCGCGGTTGTGACGCTAGGCGAGCCAGCACTCTACAGCCGCCTGGGCTTTGAGCGTGCGGCAAATTATGATTTGCACTGCCGCTGGCCTGATACTCAGGAGGCCTTTCAACTGCACAAACTTGCAGAGGATGCCCTCGATGGCGTGCATGGCCTGGTGGAGTACTCAGACCACTTTAACCGTCTTTAA
- the diaA gene encoding DnaA initiator-associating protein DiaA, giving the protein MLDRIKVCFTESIQTQIAAAEALPDAISRAATTLVHSLLNGNKILCCGNGASAANAQHFAASMINRFETERPSLPAIALSADNVVLTAITNDRLHEEMYAKQVRALGHAGDVLLAISTRGNSREIIKAVEAAVTRDMTIVALTGYDGGEVAGLLGPQDVEIRIPSHRSARIQEMHMLTVNCLCDLIDNTLFPLPG; this is encoded by the coding sequence GTGCTCGATAGAATCAAAGTCTGCTTCACTGAAAGCATTCAAACCCAAATTGCGGCGGCAGAAGCTCTGCCGGATGCCATTTCCCGAGCGGCCACCACGCTGGTTCACTCGTTGCTTAATGGCAATAAAATTCTCTGCTGCGGTAACGGCGCCAGTGCGGCAAATGCCCAGCACTTTGCCGCCAGCATGATTAACCGCTTTGAAACCGAGCGCCCGAGTCTGCCCGCTATCGCACTCAGTGCCGATAACGTGGTGCTAACGGCGATTACCAACGACAGACTGCATGAAGAGATGTACGCCAAGCAGGTGCGCGCACTCGGCCATGCCGGAGACGTGTTGCTGGCTATCTCCACGCGCGGCAACAGCCGCGAAATTATTAAAGCCGTAGAAGCGGCCGTCACCCGTGACATGACGATTGTCGCCCTCACGGGTTACGACGGCGGCGAAGTCGCTGGTTTACTGGGTCCACAGGATGTTGAGATCCGCATTCCTTCACACCGCAGCGCGCGCATCCAGGAAATGCATATGCTGACGGTCAACTGCCTGTGCGATCTGATTGATAACACATTGTTTCCACTACCAGGTTAA
- a CDS encoding NAD(P)H-binding protein yields MSRVLLTGATGLVGGELLRLLSQDTRVTQIYAPSRRALPPLDNVINPCDPQLSDALGVLTEPVDIVFCCLGTTRREAGSKQAFVHADYTLVVDTALVGRKLGAQHMLVVSAMGANAHSPFFYNRVKGEMEQALIAQGWPHLTIARPSMLLGQREKQRLSESLFAPLFRLLPGRWRAIQARDVALALRDAAFSPAPEGVIILPSDQLRDRATRASAQ; encoded by the coding sequence ATGAGTCGGGTATTACTCACCGGGGCGACCGGTCTTGTGGGCGGTGAACTGCTGCGTTTGCTCAGCCAGGATACACGCGTCACGCAGATTTACGCCCCCAGCCGCCGGGCGCTGCCGCCGCTTGATAACGTGATCAACCCCTGCGATCCGCAACTTAGCGATGCGTTGGGGGTGCTGACTGAGCCGGTGGATATTGTCTTTTGTTGCCTCGGCACCACGCGCCGGGAGGCGGGGAGTAAACAGGCGTTTGTCCACGCGGATTACACGCTGGTGGTCGATACCGCGCTGGTCGGGCGTAAACTTGGCGCGCAGCATATGCTGGTAGTCAGTGCTATGGGGGCTAACGCCCATTCGCCTTTTTTCTATAACCGGGTGAAAGGTGAGATGGAGCAGGCGCTGATAGCGCAGGGCTGGCCGCATTTGACGATTGCCCGGCCTTCTATGTTGCTCGGCCAGCGTGAGAAGCAGCGCCTGAGTGAGTCGTTGTTTGCGCCGCTGTTTCGCCTGCTGCCGGGCCGCTGGCGCGCCATCCAGGCGCGAGACGTGGCGCTGGCGCTGCGCGATGCCGCTTTTTCCCCTGCGCCAGAAGGCGTGATTATCCTGCCCTCGGACCAGCTACGCGACAGAGCAACGCGCGCCAGCGCTCAATAA
- a CDS encoding penicillin-binding protein activator: MVPSKIVRSKAGRCLPVLLAAMLFAGCGIKTSDQSTTLLQADTQGSSAFYLQQMQQSRDDNRTTWQLLAVRALLKEGKGQQAIELYSQLPHGLSGAQGREYALSGAEISLLRQDYAGARTRLDSINPDELPVPQQARYWQLQIDASQGKPSLSLLRALVAQEPMLQGAAKQKNIDTTWQALSSMTQEQARALVIYARENTLQGWLDLQQIWFAKRNDPQQLKAGIADWRVRYPQNPGAITLPTALSNVQNLRPASTNKIALLLPLNGQAGVFGKAIQQGFEAARNGLLRPAPAPVSTPDVAPEPEQTPATAQNSDGVISPASTTVDDLLQSQQVSTEPQPAPQPVAAASASHPAAEITVYDTTSQPVEQILAQAQQDGASLVVGPLLKNDVDRMLTSNTALNVLALNQPEHISARPNVCYFALSPEDEARDAAEHIWAQGKRSPLVLVPRNALGERTTRAFAEAWQQLGGGTVLQQRFGSQAELRGAINSGAGLSLSGTPVSLGQSQSTTVGDLSIPTQPQPPESQAASGDVDAAYIVASRGEIALIKPMIAMRTGSRGAAQLYASSRSAQGGSGADFRLEMEGLEYSEIPLLSGADSGLMQQALSVSRNDYSLARLYAMGADAWTLANQFTQMRQMPGNQIDGNTGTLSASDDCVVSRKMSWLKYQQGRIVPAN, translated from the coding sequence ATGGTACCGTCGAAAATTGTTCGTTCTAAAGCCGGGCGCTGCCTGCCAGTTCTGCTGGCCGCAATGCTTTTTGCCGGCTGTGGCATTAAGACTTCAGACCAGAGCACAACGCTGCTCCAGGCTGATACGCAGGGAAGTTCCGCGTTTTATCTGCAGCAAATGCAGCAAAGCCGTGATGATAACAGGACAACCTGGCAATTACTTGCCGTACGTGCCCTGCTTAAAGAAGGAAAAGGCCAGCAGGCGATTGAGCTATACAGCCAGCTGCCGCACGGGCTTTCCGGCGCACAGGGGCGTGAATATGCGCTCTCAGGCGCTGAAATCTCCCTGCTGCGCCAGGACTATGCGGGTGCACGCACGCGCCTGGACAGCATCAACCCTGACGAATTACCGGTCCCGCAGCAGGCTCGCTACTGGCAGTTGCAGATTGACGCAAGCCAGGGCAAACCCTCTTTGAGCCTGCTACGTGCGCTGGTCGCCCAGGAGCCAATGCTACAGGGCGCGGCGAAACAAAAAAATATCGATACCACCTGGCAAGCGCTGAGTTCCATGACCCAGGAACAAGCGCGTGCGCTGGTGATTTACGCCCGTGAAAATACCTTACAGGGCTGGCTGGACCTGCAACAGATCTGGTTTGCCAAACGTAATGACCCGCAGCAGCTTAAAGCAGGCATTGCCGACTGGCGTGTGCGCTATCCGCAAAACCCAGGCGCTATCACGCTGCCCACGGCGCTGAGTAATGTACAAAACCTGCGCCCGGCCTCCACCAACAAAATTGCCCTGCTGCTGCCACTCAACGGCCAGGCAGGTGTGTTTGGTAAAGCCATCCAGCAAGGCTTTGAAGCCGCACGCAACGGCTTGCTTCGTCCGGCACCGGCACCGGTTAGCACGCCAGACGTGGCACCGGAACCAGAGCAAACGCCTGCCACCGCGCAAAACAGCGATGGTGTCATCAGTCCGGCCTCTACCACGGTTGATGACCTGCTGCAAAGCCAGCAGGTCAGCACAGAACCGCAGCCTGCGCCTCAGCCCGTAGCGGCCGCCAGCGCGTCACATCCTGCGGCTGAGATTACAGTCTACGACACCACCAGCCAGCCGGTTGAGCAAATCCTGGCTCAGGCACAGCAGGACGGCGCCTCGCTGGTGGTTGGCCCGCTGCTGAAAAACGACGTTGACCGCATGCTGACCAGCAACACCGCGCTTAACGTACTGGCGCTTAACCAGCCAGAGCACATCAGCGCACGCCCGAACGTGTGCTATTTTGCGCTCTCGCCGGAAGATGAAGCGCGCGATGCCGCAGAACATATCTGGGCGCAGGGCAAGCGTAGCCCGCTGGTGCTGGTGCCGCGCAACGCGCTGGGCGAGCGCACAACGCGCGCGTTTGCCGAAGCCTGGCAACAACTTGGCGGCGGCACGGTATTGCAGCAGCGTTTTGGCTCTCAGGCTGAACTGCGCGGTGCCATCAACAGCGGTGCTGGCCTTTCTCTGAGCGGTACGCCGGTAAGCCTCGGCCAGAGCCAGAGCACCACCGTTGGCGACCTGTCTATCCCCACGCAGCCTCAGCCGCCTGAAAGCCAGGCAGCCAGCGGCGATGTGGATGCGGCCTACATTGTGGCGTCACGCGGTGAAATCGCGCTCATCAAACCCATGATTGCCATGCGCACCGGTAGCCGGGGTGCAGCCCAGCTGTATGCCAGCTCGCGTAGCGCGCAGGGCGGTTCCGGTGCAGATTTCCGCCTGGAGATGGAAGGCCTTGAGTACAGCGAAATTCCGCTGCTCTCAGGTGCCGATAGCGGTCTGATGCAGCAGGCGCTATCCGTTTCACGCAACGATTATTCGCTGGCCCGCCTGTATGCGATGGGCGCTGATGCCTGGACGCTGGCAAACCAGTTTACCCAGATGCGCCAGATGCCGGGTAACCAGATTGATGGCAACACCGGTACGCTGAGCGCCTCTGACGATTGCGTTGTCAGCCGTAAAATGTCGTGGCTCAAATACCAGCAAGGCCGGATAGTACCGGCAAACTAA
- the garD gene encoding galactarate dehydratase produces the protein MTEITIQPPSPAAFYIKVHDDDNVAIIVNDNGLKAGTCFPDGLTLTEHIPQGHKVALCDIPEDGEIVRYGEIIGYAVRTIARGSWIEESLVRLPQAPPLNTLPLATRVPEPLPPLEGYTFEGYRNPDGSVGTKNLLGITTSVHCVAGVVDYVVKIIERDLLPKYPNVDGVVGLNHLYGCGVAINAPAAVVPIRTIHNISLNPNFGGEVMVVGLGCEKLQPERLLQGTEDVQPIAVDSASIVRLQDEQHVGFRSMVDDILQVAERHLAKLNARTRQTCPASELVVGMQCGGSDAFSGVTANPAVGYASDLLVRCGATVMFSEVTEVRDAIHLLTPRAVNEAVGKRLLEEMAWYDNYLDMGKTDRSANPSPGNKKGGLANVVEKALGSIAKSGKSAIAEVLSPGQRPTKRGLIFAATPASDFVCGTQQVASGITVQVFTTGRGTPYGLVAVPVIKMATRTELARRWFDLMDINAGTIATGEETIEDVGWKLFHFILDVASGRKKTFSDQWGLHNQLAVFNPAPVT, from the coding sequence ATGACCGAGATTACTATTCAACCGCCGTCCCCTGCGGCGTTTTATATCAAAGTGCACGATGACGATAATGTGGCAATTATCGTTAACGATAACGGACTGAAAGCCGGAACCTGTTTTCCCGACGGCCTGACGCTGACGGAACATATTCCCCAGGGCCACAAGGTGGCGCTGTGCGATATCCCTGAAGACGGCGAGATCGTGCGCTACGGCGAAATCATTGGCTACGCCGTGCGCACCATTGCACGCGGTAGCTGGATTGAGGAGTCGCTGGTGCGCCTGCCGCAGGCACCACCGCTTAATACGCTGCCGCTCGCCACTCGCGTACCCGAGCCGCTGCCGCCGCTTGAAGGCTACACCTTCGAGGGCTACCGCAATCCGGACGGCAGCGTGGGCACGAAAAACCTGCTCGGCATCACCACCAGTGTGCACTGCGTGGCGGGCGTGGTGGATTACGTGGTGAAAATCATCGAGCGTGACCTGCTGCCCAAATACCCTAACGTTGATGGCGTGGTCGGTCTGAACCACCTTTACGGCTGCGGCGTGGCAATTAACGCCCCGGCCGCCGTGGTGCCAATTCGTACCATCCACAACATTTCCCTGAACCCTAACTTTGGCGGCGAAGTGATGGTGGTGGGCCTCGGCTGTGAAAAGCTCCAGCCGGAGCGCCTGCTACAGGGCACCGAAGACGTACAGCCCATTGCGGTTGATAGCGCCAGTATTGTGAGATTGCAGGACGAGCAGCACGTGGGCTTTCGTTCCATGGTGGACGACATTTTGCAGGTGGCAGAACGCCATCTGGCGAAGCTCAACGCCCGCACGCGCCAAACCTGCCCGGCAAGCGAGCTCGTGGTGGGTATGCAGTGCGGCGGCAGCGATGCGTTCTCCGGCGTGACCGCCAACCCGGCGGTGGGCTACGCCTCCGACCTGCTGGTGCGCTGTGGCGCAACAGTGATGTTCTCAGAGGTGACCGAGGTGCGTGATGCGATTCACCTGCTGACGCCGCGCGCGGTGAATGAAGCCGTCGGCAAACGGCTGCTCGAAGAGATGGCCTGGTACGATAACTATCTCGATATGGGCAAAACCGACCGCAGCGCCAACCCGTCGCCGGGCAATAAAAAAGGCGGGCTGGCTAACGTGGTGGAAAAGGCGCTCGGCTCCATTGCCAAATCCGGCAAAAGCGCCATTGCCGAGGTGCTGTCTCCCGGCCAGCGTCCGACCAAACGCGGGCTGATTTTTGCGGCAACCCCCGCGAGCGACTTTGTGTGTGGCACCCAGCAGGTGGCTTCCGGCATCACCGTGCAGGTGTTCACCACCGGGCGCGGTACGCCTTACGGCCTGGTGGCGGTGCCGGTGATAAAAATGGCAACGCGCACCGAGCTTGCCCGGCGCTGGTTCGACTTAATGGACATTAACGCTGGCACCATCGCCACCGGCGAAGAGACCATTGAAGACGTGGGTTGGAAGCTATTCCACTTCATTCTTGACGTCGCCAGCGGGCGCAAAAAAACGTTCTCAGACCAGTGGGGGCTGCATAACCAACTGGCGGTGTTTAACCCGGCACCGGTGACCTGA
- a CDS encoding U32 family peptidase, with amino-acid sequence MELLCPAGNLPALKAAIENGADAVYIGLKDDTNARHFAGLNFNEKRLLEAANFVHQRGRKLHIAINTFTHPDGYARWQRAVDMAAQLGADALILADLAMLEYAAERYPHVERHVSVQASATNEEAVRFYKNHFDVARVVLPRVLSIHQVKQLARVTPVPLEVFAFGSLCIMAEGRCYLSSYLTGESPNTVGACSPARFVRWQQTPQGLESRLNDVLIDRYQDGENAGYPTLCKGRYLVDGQRYHALEEPTSLNTLELLPELLGAGIASVKIEGRQRSPAYVSQVAKVWRQAIDCCMADPQHYAPQAAWMEALGAIAEGTQTTLGAYHRKWQ; translated from the coding sequence ATGGAATTGCTTTGCCCCGCAGGCAACTTGCCAGCACTGAAGGCAGCCATCGAAAACGGTGCGGATGCGGTCTATATCGGCCTTAAGGACGATACCAACGCCCGCCACTTTGCTGGCCTCAATTTCAACGAGAAACGCCTGCTGGAAGCGGCGAATTTCGTTCATCAGCGCGGTCGTAAACTGCATATTGCGATTAATACCTTCACCCATCCTGATGGCTACGCACGCTGGCAGCGCGCTGTGGATATGGCCGCCCAGCTTGGGGCAGACGCGCTGATTCTGGCGGATCTCGCCATGCTGGAATATGCCGCCGAGCGCTATCCACACGTTGAACGCCACGTATCCGTGCAGGCTTCTGCTACCAACGAAGAAGCGGTTCGTTTCTACAAAAACCACTTCGACGTGGCGCGCGTGGTGCTGCCTCGCGTGCTGTCTATCCACCAGGTCAAGCAGCTGGCGCGCGTTACGCCGGTGCCGCTGGAAGTCTTCGCCTTCGGCAGCCTGTGCATTATGGCTGAAGGACGCTGCTACCTGTCGTCTTACCTGACCGGCGAGTCGCCCAATACCGTGGGGGCGTGTTCACCGGCGCGTTTCGTGCGCTGGCAGCAAACGCCGCAGGGGCTGGAGTCACGCCTTAACGACGTGCTGATTGACCGCTATCAGGACGGCGAAAACGCGGGTTACCCCACGTTGTGTAAAGGCCGCTACCTGGTTGACGGACAGCGCTATCACGCCCTTGAAGAACCAACCAGCCTCAATACGCTTGAGCTATTGCCGGAGTTGCTGGGCGCGGGCATTGCCTCGGTCAAAATTGAAGGCCGCCAGCGCAGCCCGGCTTACGTAAGCCAGGTGGCGAAAGTATGGCGCCAGGCCATAGACTGCTGTATGGCTGACCCGCAGCACTACGCCCCGCAGGCGGCGTGGATGGAGGCTCTCGGCGCAATAGCGGAAGGCACCCAGACCACCCTCGGCGCC
- a CDS encoding GIY-YIG nuclease family protein, which translates to MSDWSLYIIRTAHNQLYTGITTDVARRLNQHQSGKGAKALRGKGELRLAFSQPLGDRSLALRLEYRIKQLTRAQKERLITDEAAFAALLASVKDG; encoded by the coding sequence ATGTCTGACTGGTCTTTGTATATTATTCGCACCGCCCATAATCAGCTTTATACCGGCATTACGACCGACGTGGCGCGCCGCCTGAATCAGCATCAGTCCGGTAAAGGGGCAAAAGCACTGCGTGGGAAAGGGGAACTGCGGCTGGCGTTCAGCCAGCCGCTGGGCGACAGGTCTCTGGCGCTGCGCCTGGAGTACCGCATTAAGCAGCTAACCCGGGCGCAGAAAGAACGGCTTATCACCGATGAGGCCGCCTTTGCGGCCTTACTGGCAAGCGTTAAAGACGGTTAA
- the rsmI gene encoding 16S rRNA (cytidine(1402)-2'-O)-methyltransferase, which produces MKQLDSTVISGGTLYIVPTPIGNLGDITRRALEVLQAVDLIAAEDTRHTGLLLQHFAINARLFALHDHNEQQKAQALLAKLQEGQTIALVSDAGTPLINDPGYHLVRTCREAGVRVVPLPGPCAAIAALSAAGLPSDRFCYEGFLPAKSKGRRDALQALEQEPRTLIFYESTHRLLDSLADICTVLGEARYVVLARELTKTWESIHGAPVGELLAWVQEDENRRKGEMVLIIEGHQADEEALPAEALRTLALLQAELPLKKAAALAAEIHGVKKNALYKYALEQQAND; this is translated from the coding sequence ATGAAACAACTCGATTCAACGGTGATTTCTGGAGGCACGCTGTATATTGTGCCTACGCCTATCGGCAATCTCGGCGACATAACGCGACGCGCGCTGGAGGTTTTGCAGGCCGTTGATCTGATTGCAGCAGAAGATACCCGCCACACCGGCCTGCTGCTACAGCATTTTGCCATTAACGCGCGCCTGTTTGCGCTACACGACCATAATGAGCAGCAAAAAGCGCAGGCGCTGCTGGCGAAGTTACAGGAAGGCCAGACCATTGCGCTGGTGTCTGATGCCGGTACGCCGCTGATTAACGACCCAGGCTACCACCTGGTGCGCACCTGCCGTGAAGCGGGCGTGCGCGTGGTGCCGTTGCCAGGACCGTGTGCCGCCATTGCCGCGCTCAGTGCCGCCGGGCTGCCGTCTGACCGCTTCTGCTATGAGGGTTTTCTGCCCGCCAAATCCAAAGGCCGTCGCGACGCGCTCCAGGCGCTGGAACAAGAGCCGCGCACACTGATTTTTTACGAGTCCACCCACCGCCTGCTCGACAGCCTGGCAGATATCTGCACGGTACTGGGCGAGGCGCGCTACGTGGTGCTGGCGCGTGAGCTCACCAAAACCTGGGAGTCGATTCACGGTGCACCGGTGGGCGAGTTACTGGCCTGGGTGCAGGAAGATGAAAACCGCCGCAAGGGCGAAATGGTGCTGATTATTGAAGGCCATCAGGCCGATGAAGAAGCACTGCCCGCCGAGGCGTTGCGCACGCTTGCACTGTTACAGGCCGAGCTACCGCTGAAAAAGGCCGCCGCACTGGCAGCAGAAATCCACGGCGTGAAGAAAAACGCGCTGTATAAATACGCGCTGGAGCAGCAGGCTAACGACTAG
- a CDS encoding glyoxalase → MQPQLPDIDVLFVAGFGPITRHTGESVSFYQKALGLPLKPMPDNPEYWLTDKDALGGVKHFALWPLEQAALSCFGCSAWPQDLLVPQAWVEFEVQDLASATQKLTAAGYRLLVAQREEPWGQSVTRLLSPEGLLAGVTVTPWLREH, encoded by the coding sequence ATGCAGCCACAGCTACCGGATATTGATGTGCTCTTTGTGGCGGGCTTTGGGCCAATAACACGCCATACCGGTGAGAGTGTCTCGTTCTACCAGAAAGCGCTCGGGTTACCGTTGAAGCCGATGCCCGACAATCCCGAATACTGGCTCACCGATAAAGACGCGCTGGGTGGCGTGAAGCATTTTGCGCTGTGGCCGCTGGAACAAGCCGCTTTATCCTGCTTTGGGTGTAGCGCATGGCCCCAGGATCTCCTGGTGCCGCAGGCATGGGTTGAGTTTGAGGTGCAGGATCTTGCCAGCGCGACGCAAAAACTAACTGCGGCAGGCTATCGCTTGCTGGTAGCCCAGCGTGAAGAGCCGTGGGGGCAGTCGGTTACACGGCTACTCAGTCCGGAGGGGTTGCTCGCCGGAGTAACGGTAACGCCGTGGCTGAGAGAGCATTAA
- a CDS encoding YraN family protein, which produces MAQIPARPDSTGKLIQQRRGAHYEAQARRWLERKGLRFVAANVHVRGGELDLIMMQGATTVFIEVRYRASARFGGASASVTQAKQQKLLHAAAVWLARQNGSFDTVDCRFDVLAFTGSEVEWIVNAFTLGQ; this is translated from the coding sequence GTGGCTCAAATACCAGCAAGGCCGGATAGTACCGGCAAACTAATCCAGCAGCGGCGGGGCGCGCACTATGAGGCGCAGGCCCGCCGCTGGCTGGAGCGTAAAGGACTGCGCTTTGTCGCCGCCAACGTGCATGTGCGCGGCGGCGAACTCGATCTCATCATGATGCAGGGGGCGACCACGGTCTTTATCGAGGTCCGCTACCGCGCCAGTGCCCGCTTCGGTGGCGCGAGCGCGAGCGTCACGCAGGCCAAGCAGCAAAAATTATTGCACGCGGCTGCGGTCTGGCTTGCCCGCCAGAATGGGAGTTTTGATACTGTGGATTGCCGGTTTGATGTGTTAGCCTTCACCGGCAGCGAGGTGGAGTGGATAGTGAACGCCTTCACGCTCGGCCAGTAA